The Triticum dicoccoides isolate Atlit2015 ecotype Zavitan chromosome 6A, WEW_v2.0, whole genome shotgun sequence genome has a window encoding:
- the LOC119317626 gene encoding uncharacterized protein LOC119317626 has protein sequence MVVEGDAAPSEGGGSANHSSRWNSKRPTERQTRRVDIDEEAEDDEVAYQFCFVKWCKRKATTQVGVVDGAGTSSAAAAEGCGLICLLSGTLQFSGLSKFSSVPILNCLVIYYHLILFVDVMIFICMVDFALMVNFERNQTINQSPLLILYMMNGNCIVAAIGTKHTCADGPSTLFLLAIQKRC, from the exons ATGGTTGTGGAAGGAGATGCAGCTCCTAGTGAAGGAGGG GGATCTGCAAACCATTCTTCTAGGTGGAACTCGAAACGACCCACCGAGCGGCAGACGCGTCGTGTTGATATCGACGAGGAGGCAGAGGATGATGAG GTTGCTTACCAATTCTGCTTTGTGAAATGGTGTAAACGGAAGGCAACCACGCAGGTTGGAGTTGTAGATGGAGCTGGCACATCGTCTGCAGCAGCTGCTGAG GGTTGTGGTCTCATTTGTCTTTTATCGGGCACTCTTCAGTTTTCGGGTTTGAGTAAGTTTTCTTCAGTGCCCATTCTTAATTGTCTTGTCATCTACTATCATTTGATATTGTTTGTAGATGTGATGATTTTCATTTGCATGGTTGATTTTGCATTGATGGTGAATTTCGAGCGCAACCAAACTATAAATCAGTCACCTCTCTTGATTTTGTACATGATGAATGGAAATTGTATTGTAGCAGCCATAGGCACAAAGCACACTTGTGCTGATGGTCCCAGTACCCTATTTTTGTTAGCTATTCAGAAACGATGTTAG